The genomic region AGTATCTGGACACCCTCGATGCGCAGAGCAAGGACTACGGCGCGAACATCGAGAAGATCAAGGCATTGAACCTCGCGCAGGACATTCCCAACTATCGCACGACGATGATCCAACGGTTGGAGATGCAATTGTTTCTTGGCCAGGAGTGGCTCAGCCAGCATTCCACCGACTATCAAACCAATGTAATGACGACGATGGCGATGATTGCGGACGACACCCGCGTCGAGCGGCAGGCCTTTATCCAGGCCTGTGAACAAATGACTGATCAGACCCAGGGCATCATCGACAAGATCGAGTCGGCGCATAGCCGATTCCGCGAGCTCGAACTGCTTGGCAGGGACGCCGTGGAAACCCTGGCCATTTATCGAAAAGCGCTGCCGGCCTACGATTTGAATGATCTCAAGCTGTTGCAGATCAGCCTTGGCCAAGAGATTTGCATCAAGCCCGGCGAAACAGCAATCCGCGCCGATGCGCAACAGACACTGGAAACGCTTATTGAAGATGCTGCGCTGAATATTCAGAGTTCACTGAACCTGACCGCTGACGAAAGCCTGAGCAATCTGCGCGAAAGAATCGACGCCCTGAGCAATGTCTCGGAACAGTTTGCCGCTGTGGATCAACGCTTTGCCGATTTCGCCGTAGAGTTTCCCGAGCAGATTCAGTCGGCTCGACTGGGGCACGTGCGCACTCGAGTGATCGAGTTCAAGGCGCAAACCGATGTGCGACTGGCGGATCTGCTGCGTAACAAACACTTGCTGGATCCCCAGCCCGGCCCATCGAGACCGCCTTCGGCCTCGGCCTCCAGCCGAAAAATCATCAAGACCCGATTCAAAGGCACCCTGGTCGGCGAACGAAAAAAGAGTATTGATGGCCACGACACCGACCTGGTTGAAGTGCGCAGCGAACTGACCGGGGTAATCGCTACGTTTCATGAGAAGACGCCGGGGGAGTGGGTCGAACACGGCACGACGCCATCGCCTCCTGCCAGACCCAAGGCCAGGCCGAATCTTAAAACCAGCATTGAGGAGGGGCAGGCGTTGATCGATGGCCTGCCTGCGTTCGAACAGCGTACCGAGGCCCGCATCAAACGCGCACAACGAATTCCGGTCGAGATTGAAGAGGCCTTTCATAATCATGCTGCCCGCCTGCGCAAGGCCAACGCGGCGATCGATGAAGCGTTGACGGCAAGCAATCTCACTGCCGGCTCGTCACCCGGGACGGAAACCCTTGGTCACGCCCTCAATGATGCCGCGACCCGTCTTTACGAAAAAGGCACCAGCCTGCGCATCAACATGATCAAACAGCAACCGCCCACGGCCGCAGGGGTTGAGTGGCTGAAAAGCCAACGTGAAGTAAACATCACCAAAACCGTTACTCGACGCAGGCTGAAAAAACACGCCAACGACTTTCTCGACGAATACGAAGTACGCGATGCGAAAACCGACAAGGTCCTGTGCTATGCGCACTTTCACTATCAAAGTGTAGACGCCCCGCTGACACCCATCGGTGCCGCACACATGAAAACCGTGGCACAGCGTCGCCTCGGTGGTGCATATGACTTGCGCGGCTTGAACAATCAGCAAGTGATCGAAATTCATCGCAGCGAGATTCTTTCAAGCCAGCTCGCCGAAAGCGTTTTCTTCACGCCCGCCAAGCCAGATGTAAGCGGGTCAGCGCCGCTTTGATCGCCGGCTCAGGGACAGCGGCAAAACCCAGCACCAGCCCGGCACGCTGGTCCAGAGGCGTGGTGGAATCGGGCAGCCAATAGCTGCTCAAGCCGTTGATCTCAACATCGACACGAGCAGCCTGCGCGATCAACTGCTGCTCGCGTTCGATGCTGTCAACGGCCACGGTCAGATGCAGCCCGGCGGAAACGGCGGGTAAATCGCCCACACCGGCAATGGCTGCCGGCCAACCGTCGAGCAAAGTGTTGCGACGGCTCAGGGCGGCGCGACGCATGCGTCGGATATGCCGCTGAAAATGCCCGGCCGCCATGAACTCGGCCATCACGGCCTGGGTACTCACCTCGGAATGCCGGACATCCACCGCCCGGCGTTGCGAGAACGCATCGACCAACGCGGGGGGCAGCACCAGATAACCGAGGCGCAATGCCGGGAACGCGACCTTGCCGAAAGTGCCGACATACAGCACGCGTCCCTGTCGATCGAGTGCCGCCAACGGTGCCAGTGGTGCACCGGTGTAGCGGTACTCGCCATCGTAGTCATCCTCGACGATCCAGCCTTGGCAACGCTCGGCCCAGGCGAGCAGTTCAAGACGTCGCGCCAGGCTCATCACCACGCCGGTCGGGTATTGATGCGAGGGCGTGACATACGCAACCCGACAATCCCCGGTGGCCGACAGCGCCGAGCAATCCATGCCCTCTTCGTCCACGGCAATGCCGTGCAAACGAGCGCCCGCCACGGCGAACGCATGACCGGCCGCGCGGTAGCCCGGATTCTCGATCGCCACAGCATCGCCCGGCTCCACCAGCAACTGTGCACAAAGGCTAATGCCCTGTTGTGCGCCGCTGGTGATCACAATTTGCTCAGGTGAGCACTGCATGCCGCGCGAACTGCGCAAATAGGCGGCGATCATTGCACGCAGGCGCGCGTCGCCGGACGGGTCGCCGTAACACAGCTGCTCCAGATCCGGTTTACGCCAGAAAGCCGCATTCAGCTTGGCCCACACCTCAAACGGGAACAGATCAAACGCCGGTACACCGACCCGAAATGCTCGTGGCGGACCACTCGGTGGCCGGGCCAAATGGTTCTTTTCGATGCGCGAAAAACTATCGTTGTGGATAACTTTACTGGATGGAATCACAGGTAAATCCAGCCAATTTGTGGATAAGGCTGTGGGTAAGCCTGTTGAAAACCCTGTGGATACTTTTGTGGATAGTTTTTTCGCAGGGCTCGCTACCGGCATCAATTGTGCGACGTAGGTGCCATCCCCTACCCGCCCTTCGATAAAGCCTTCGGCATACAGTTGATCGTAGGCGCGCACCACGCTGTTGCGGGAAATCCCCAACGCCGCCGCCAGATCGCGACTGGCCGGCAACCGCGTGCCGCTCGCCAGCCGTCCATCCAGTACCCGCAGGCGCAATGCCTGATAGAGCTGACGACTCAACCCCTGGCGGCGATCCAGCTCGATACCGGCGGGGTTGAATGGCATGG from Pseudomonas tensinigenes harbors:
- a CDS encoding PLP-dependent aminotransferase family protein; the protein is MSDLPTMSMPFNPAGIELDRRQGLSRQLYQALRLRVLDGRLASGTRLPASRDLAAALGISRNSVVRAYDQLYAEGFIEGRVGDGTYVAQLMPVASPAKKLSTKVSTGFSTGLPTALSTNWLDLPVIPSSKVIHNDSFSRIEKNHLARPPSGPPRAFRVGVPAFDLFPFEVWAKLNAAFWRKPDLEQLCYGDPSGDARLRAMIAAYLRSSRGMQCSPEQIVITSGAQQGISLCAQLLVEPGDAVAIENPGYRAAGHAFAVAGARLHGIAVDEEGMDCSALSATGDCRVAYVTPSHQYPTGVVMSLARRLELLAWAERCQGWIVEDDYDGEYRYTGAPLAPLAALDRQGRVLYVGTFGKVAFPALRLGYLVLPPALVDAFSQRRAVDVRHSEVSTQAVMAEFMAAGHFQRHIRRMRRAALSRRNTLLDGWPAAIAGVGDLPAVSAGLHLTVAVDSIEREQQLIAQAARVDVEINGLSSYWLPDSTTPLDQRAGLVLGFAAVPEPAIKAALTRLHLAWRA